One window of the Streptomyces sp. TS71-3 genome contains the following:
- a CDS encoding sensor histidine kinase, with protein MRAVIPRHRLPRTLRARLTTGLVVLLAVASLAVGLTTVLALRSFLEHRMDQQLTATEGRFASSLERGESPDADNAPDTRGQADHTFGARLLPGRPTRAAVVDDQYDRSVPLTRGDRQLLADVPLTGRGSSITLSALGDYRVVAVRGDDGDVLITGLPLRPVAETVHRLEMVEAVVFGSALAVSGVAGALWVRLSLRPLRRVSATAASVAELPLASGEVAMPAPVPDTDPRTEVGQVGAALNRMLGHVGDALARRHASEERLRHFAADASHELRTPVATVRGHAELALRHPGPVPAGVARALERIQAESERMSTLVDDLLLLARLDAGRPLEHRSVDLTRLVLDAGDDARAAAPGHHWVLDLPEEPVTVTGDTNRLHQVIGNLLANARVHTPPGTEVVVRLTTGPGGGAELTVSDDGPGVPVEFLDEVFERFARADHSRSRAAGGGSGLGLAIVRAVVAVHGGGVALKSGPGATEFRISLPGPNRTPPVG; from the coding sequence GTGAGGGCCGTGATACCGCGGCACCGGCTGCCTCGCACCCTGCGCGCGAGGCTCACCACGGGGCTCGTGGTGCTGCTCGCTGTGGCGAGCCTGGCGGTGGGGCTGACGACGGTCCTCGCCTTGCGGAGCTTTCTTGAGCACCGCATGGACCAGCAGCTGACGGCCACCGAAGGGCGTTTCGCCTCCAGCCTCGAACGCGGTGAGAGCCCGGACGCCGACAACGCACCCGATACCCGGGGCCAGGCCGACCACACGTTCGGCGCCCGGCTGCTGCCCGGCCGGCCCACCCGGGCCGCGGTGGTCGACGACCAGTACGACCGGTCCGTGCCGCTGACCAGGGGCGATCGGCAGTTGCTGGCGGATGTGCCGTTGACCGGGCGCGGCAGCAGCATCACACTCTCCGCGCTCGGCGACTACCGGGTCGTCGCTGTGCGGGGTGACGACGGTGACGTCCTGATCACGGGGCTTCCGCTGCGGCCGGTGGCCGAGACCGTGCACCGTCTTGAGATGGTGGAGGCCGTGGTGTTCGGCTCGGCACTTGCCGTCAGCGGCGTGGCCGGCGCCCTGTGGGTGCGGCTGTCGCTGCGCCCCCTGCGCAGGGTGAGCGCGACCGCCGCGAGCGTGGCCGAGCTGCCGCTCGCCAGCGGTGAGGTGGCCATGCCGGCGCCCGTACCGGACACCGATCCGCGCACCGAGGTGGGCCAGGTCGGCGCCGCGCTCAACCGCATGCTCGGCCATGTCGGCGACGCGCTGGCCCGCAGGCACGCCAGTGAGGAGCGGCTGCGGCACTTCGCCGCGGACGCAAGCCACGAGCTCCGTACCCCGGTGGCCACCGTCCGCGGCCACGCCGAGCTGGCGCTGCGCCACCCCGGCCCCGTCCCCGCGGGGGTGGCGCGCGCGTTGGAGCGGATCCAGGCCGAGTCCGAGCGGATGAGCACGCTCGTCGACGACCTGTTGCTGCTGGCCCGGCTGGACGCGGGCCGGCCCCTGGAACACCGGAGCGTGGACCTCACCCGGCTGGTACTGGACGCCGGTGACGACGCCCGGGCGGCGGCCCCCGGCCACCACTGGGTGCTGGACCTGCCTGAGGAACCGGTCACCGTCACGGGGGACACCAACCGGCTGCACCAGGTGATCGGCAACCTGCTCGCCAACGCCCGCGTCCACACCCCGCCCGGCACTGAGGTCGTCGTCCGGCTGACTACCGGGCCCGGCGGGGGCGCGGAGCTGACGGTGTCGGACGACGGCCCGGGCGTGCCGGTGGAGTTCCTGGACGAGGTGTTCGAGCGTTTCGCCCGGGCCGACCACAGCCGCTCCCGTGCGGCCGGCGGAGGCAGCGGCCTCGGGCTGGCCATCGTGCGGGCGGTGGTCGCGGTGCACGGCGGTGGCGTCGCGCTCAAGAGCGGGCCGGGGGCCACCGAATTCCGGATCAGCCTGCCGGGCCCGAACAGGACACCGCCGGTGGGGTGA
- a CDS encoding DUF2231 domain-containing protein — protein sequence MTVFNGLPAHVLFVHVVIVLVPLSALALVVCALWPQGARRLGVVLPVLALVTLLSVPVTTHAGEWLEAHVASNPLIRRHTQLGDGLLPWAGGLFLLAVAVWWTAGRRSDGGEQSSGAAAWAASVPVRVVAVVLSIVIATGSVVEVYRIGDSGAKAAWHGSFSKTALRHGGDD from the coding sequence ATGACCGTATTCAACGGCCTGCCTGCCCATGTCCTGTTCGTGCACGTCGTGATCGTGCTGGTGCCACTGAGTGCGCTCGCGCTCGTGGTGTGCGCCCTCTGGCCCCAGGGGGCCCGACGGCTCGGTGTGGTGCTTCCCGTGCTGGCTCTCGTAACGTTGTTGAGCGTGCCCGTCACGACGCACGCCGGGGAGTGGCTGGAGGCTCATGTCGCCAGCAACCCCCTGATACGCAGGCACACCCAGCTCGGTGACGGACTGCTGCCCTGGGCAGGTGGCCTGTTCCTGCTCGCAGTCGCCGTCTGGTGGACGGCGGGCCGCCGGTCCGACGGTGGGGAGCAGTCCTCCGGTGCTGCGGCCTGGGCGGCCTCGGTGCCGGTGCGGGTGGTCGCGGTGGTCCTCTCGATCGTGATCGCGACCGGGTCGGTGGTTGAGGTCTACCGCATCGGCGACTCGGGGGCGAAGGCCGCCTGGCACGGCAGCTTCTCCAAGACCGCGCTGCGCCACGGAGGCGACGACTGA
- a CDS encoding ATP-binding cassette domain-containing protein — MLAKIADTAHHLRGRPHEEALAEAAALARSLGLDPGDLSRRPGALSGGQLQRASLARALAARPALLVCDEVTLALDAVTARRSSPMWDGRATVRDGTAADHTCRGRGPSYGAGWCCVTGCCTVTNPSPRAAPRGCGLKIRPRKRPAPRPAGTAPASAPEAVRAAGLRNGGPSGPSHRLVARSAAARRAR, encoded by the coding sequence GTGCTGGCCAAGATCGCGGACACCGCCCACCACCTGCGGGGCCGCCCGCACGAAGAGGCGCTCGCCGAGGCCGCCGCCCTGGCCCGGAGCCTCGGCCTGGACCCCGGCGACCTCAGCAGGCGCCCGGGCGCACTCTCCGGAGGTCAACTGCAACGCGCCTCGCTGGCCCGCGCGCTGGCGGCCCGGCCGGCCCTGCTCGTCTGTGACGAGGTGACCTTAGCCCTCGACGCCGTGACCGCCCGCCGGTCCTCACCCATGTGGGACGGGAGGGCGACCGTACGGGACGGTACTGCTGCTGATCACACATGCCGAGGACGTGGTCCTTCGTACGGCGCCGGCTGGTGCTGCGTCACGGGTTGCTGCACGGTGACGAACCCGTCCCCTCGGGCGGCGCCGCGCGGATGCGGCCTGAAGATCAGGCCACGTAAGCGGCCGGCGCCCCGGCCGGCGGGCACCGCCCCCGCGTCCGCACCGGAGGCGGTGCGCGCCGCCGGGCTGCGGAACGGGGGGCCGTCCGGTCCTTCTCACCGGCTCGTGGCGCGGTCGGCGGCGGCGAGGCGGGCGAGGTAG
- a CDS encoding SCO family protein, producing the protein MTSPSASAPAGPVAFDTPFAKPRLVLTDQDGKPYDLVRRTAGRPLLLYFGYTHCPDVCPTTMADLAGALQRLRHGTARPQVVFVSTDPDRDTPAALKKWLASFDPRFIGLTGDFTAVQKAARSVGIGVPPPERHADGTVTVSHGAEVLAFSPGDDKAHAMFPSGTSMRTYTADLPRILRGASS; encoded by the coding sequence GTGACCTCGCCGTCCGCGTCGGCGCCGGCCGGCCCGGTCGCGTTCGACACCCCGTTCGCCAAGCCCCGGCTGGTCCTTACCGACCAGGACGGCAAGCCCTACGACCTGGTCCGGCGGACAGCCGGGCGGCCCCTGCTGCTCTACTTCGGCTACACCCACTGCCCCGACGTCTGTCCCACCACGATGGCCGACCTCGCGGGCGCGCTCCAGCGGCTCCGGCACGGCACCGCCCGGCCCCAGGTCGTCTTCGTCAGCACCGACCCGGACCGCGACACCCCGGCCGCGCTGAAGAAGTGGCTGGCCTCCTTCGACCCCCGCTTCATCGGACTCACCGGCGACTTCACCGCCGTGCAGAAGGCCGCCAGGAGCGTCGGCATCGGCGTGCCCCCTCCCGAGCGGCACGCCGACGGCACCGTCACCGTCAGCCACGGCGCCGAGGTCCTCGCCTTCTCCCCCGGAGACGACAAGGCGCACGCCATGTTCCCCTCCGGCACGTCCATGCGGACGTACACCGCCGATCTCCCCCGCATCCTCCGAGGAGCCTCGTCATGA
- a CDS encoding galactose oxidase early set domain-containing protein produces MTPRPSRLKARKTWLGTGVVLVLLGLNAPAVIGFAEEEYHQYAINRPAYKAARGHWALASMPKTYQLNSIHAVLLHTGKVLLVAGSGNDIKHFKGGSFRSTLWDPVKNSFRKIDTPDDMFCAGHVQLSDGKILFAGGTGRYETLKGDVKRAGGAMLVKNEDPDRARVLPKGTVFRSPSGVAYRTQTAIRVPPATKAVSGRAGAVTVSASESRVYVEATEDGPRGITNTTEQYSIGGLKAEDARNVYGIANKIGLDKKDFQGIRDAYEFDPVTEKYERVAPMREARWYPTLTTLSDGRVLAVSGLDDIGQVVPGKNEIYDPWTKTWSAAPTRFFPTYPSFFLTGRDTIFYTGSNAGYGPADVGRRPGLWNLADNAFTPVKGLSHPDIMETSSSVLLPPAQDRRVMVLGGGGVGESSKATARTAIIDLRSSTPAFRDGPSLPVKTRYLNSVIMPDDTLFTTGGSRDYRGRGASNILGAQFYDPVRNRFTTAAAPTVGRDYHTEALLLPDGRVAVFGSDPLYSDKANTRLGRFEQRVEVYSPPYLYHGHRPRLALDGTAKVRRGGRLVLRSPDAGDVATVRLMRPGSATHVTDFDQRSIALRVQHGDGRLTVTVPEDRSLVPSGWYMVFATDKQGTPSKAVWVHVA; encoded by the coding sequence ATGACACCGCGCCCGTCCCGTCTCAAGGCTCGCAAGACGTGGCTGGGCACCGGTGTGGTGCTGGTGCTGCTCGGGCTGAACGCACCCGCGGTGATCGGCTTCGCGGAGGAGGAGTACCACCAGTACGCGATCAACCGGCCCGCGTACAAGGCGGCGCGCGGCCACTGGGCGCTGGCGTCGATGCCGAAGACGTACCAGCTCAACTCGATCCACGCGGTGCTGCTGCACACCGGGAAGGTGCTGCTGGTGGCGGGGTCCGGCAACGACATCAAGCACTTCAAGGGCGGTAGCTTCCGCAGCACCCTGTGGGATCCGGTGAAGAACAGCTTCCGGAAGATCGACACGCCGGACGACATGTTCTGCGCGGGGCACGTCCAGCTCTCGGACGGCAAGATCCTGTTCGCCGGCGGCACGGGGCGGTACGAGACATTGAAGGGTGACGTGAAGCGGGCCGGGGGCGCGATGCTGGTCAAGAACGAGGATCCGGACAGAGCACGGGTGCTGCCGAAGGGCACTGTCTTCCGGTCGCCCTCTGGGGTGGCGTACCGCACGCAGACCGCTATCCGGGTGCCGCCCGCGACCAAGGCCGTCAGCGGGCGAGCCGGTGCGGTGACCGTCAGCGCCAGCGAGTCCCGCGTCTATGTGGAGGCCACCGAGGACGGCCCCCGGGGCATCACCAACACCACCGAGCAGTACTCGATCGGCGGCCTGAAAGCCGAGGACGCCCGCAACGTCTACGGCATCGCGAACAAGATCGGCCTCGACAAGAAGGACTTCCAGGGCATCAGGGATGCCTACGAGTTCGACCCGGTCACCGAGAAGTACGAGCGGGTCGCCCCGATGCGCGAGGCCCGCTGGTACCCGACGCTGACCACGCTCAGCGACGGCCGCGTCCTGGCCGTCTCCGGCCTGGACGACATCGGCCAGGTGGTGCCCGGCAAGAACGAGATCTACGACCCGTGGACCAAGACCTGGTCGGCCGCGCCGACCAGGTTCTTCCCCACGTACCCGTCCTTCTTCCTGACGGGCCGTGACACGATCTTCTACACGGGCTCCAACGCCGGATACGGGCCCGCGGACGTGGGCCGCAGGCCCGGCCTGTGGAACCTGGCCGACAACGCGTTCACACCGGTGAAGGGCCTCAGCCACCCGGACATCATGGAGACGTCGTCCTCCGTGCTGCTGCCGCCCGCCCAGGACCGGCGGGTGATGGTGCTCGGCGGCGGCGGCGTCGGCGAGTCGTCGAAGGCGACGGCGCGCACGGCGATCATCGACCTCAGGTCGAGCACCCCCGCCTTCCGGGACGGGCCCTCGCTGCCGGTGAAGACCCGCTACCTGAACAGCGTGATCATGCCGGACGACACGCTCTTCACCACGGGCGGCAGCCGGGACTACCGGGGGCGGGGCGCCAGCAACATCCTCGGGGCGCAGTTCTACGACCCGGTGCGCAACCGCTTCACCACCGCGGCGGCGCCGACCGTGGGCCGCGACTACCACACGGAGGCGCTGCTACTGCCGGACGGGCGTGTGGCGGTGTTCGGCTCCGACCCGCTCTACTCGGACAAGGCCAACACCCGGCTCGGCCGGTTCGAGCAGCGCGTGGAGGTCTACTCACCGCCGTACCTGTACCACGGCCACCGGCCCCGGCTGGCTCTCGACGGCACGGCGAAGGTGCGGCGCGGCGGTCGGCTCGTCCTGCGCAGTCCGGACGCAGGGGACGTGGCCACGGTGCGGCTGATGCGGCCCGGGTCCGCCACCCATGTCACCGACTTCGACCAGCGGTCCATCGCGCTGCGTGTGCAGCACGGCGATGGTCGGCTGACCGTGACGGTTCCCGAGGACCGCTCCCTGGTGCCGTCCGGCTGGTACATGGTCTTCGCCACGGACAAGCAGGGCACCCCGTCCAAGGCCGTCTGGGTGCACGTCGCCTAA
- the nhaA gene encoding Na+/H+ antiporter NhaA translates to MCPAQRERSVFLGLLPWPERVQVARALRTETVGGLALLVAATVALVWANTPWSVGYEHVSDFHFGVPQLGLDLSVKHWTADGLLTIFFLVAGIELKRELVLGELRTPAAAVLPVVAAVCGMAVPAGLYLTTIALGGGSTTGWAVPIATDIAFALAVLAVLSTHLPSALRAFLLTLAVVDDLGAILVIAIFFTADLNPLALIGALAGLIVFYLLQRHRIRGWWWYVPLGVAIWALTYNGGVHATVAGVAMGLILRTTRDAGEEASSAERTEHLLRPVSAGVAVPLFALFAAGVSISAAVLAEVFTRPEPLGVMLGLVVGKTAGIFAGTYLAARFTRARLNPELAWADVLALAVLAGVGFTVSLLIGELAFPDPTEAEHIKAAVLLGSLIAVGVAALLLKRRDAIYRRLWEEEQDEGTDRYQPDSRGGIAGDK, encoded by the coding sequence ATGTGCCCTGCTCAGCGCGAGCGTTCCGTCTTCCTGGGCCTGCTGCCGTGGCCCGAGCGGGTGCAGGTGGCCCGGGCCCTGCGCACGGAGACGGTCGGCGGGCTGGCGCTGCTCGTGGCCGCGACGGTGGCGCTGGTGTGGGCGAACACCCCATGGAGCGTCGGGTATGAGCACGTCAGCGACTTCCACTTCGGCGTCCCCCAGCTCGGCCTCGATCTGTCGGTGAAGCACTGGACGGCCGACGGTCTGCTGACGATCTTCTTCCTGGTCGCCGGGATCGAACTCAAACGTGAGCTGGTGCTCGGCGAGTTGCGCACCCCGGCAGCGGCGGTCCTGCCGGTGGTCGCCGCCGTCTGCGGCATGGCGGTACCCGCCGGGCTCTACCTGACCACGATCGCACTCGGTGGTGGCAGCACGACGGGATGGGCGGTGCCGATCGCCACCGACATCGCCTTCGCGCTCGCCGTCCTCGCCGTGCTCTCCACCCACCTCCCCTCGGCACTCCGGGCATTCCTGCTGACCCTTGCCGTGGTCGATGACCTCGGCGCGATCCTGGTGATCGCCATCTTCTTCACCGCGGACCTCAACCCCCTCGCACTCATCGGGGCGCTGGCCGGACTGATCGTCTTCTACCTGCTCCAGCGGCACCGGATCCGCGGCTGGTGGTGGTACGTGCCACTGGGTGTGGCCATCTGGGCTCTGACATACAACGGCGGAGTGCACGCCACGGTAGCCGGGGTGGCGATGGGCCTCATTCTGCGCACCACGCGTGACGCTGGTGAGGAGGCGTCGTCCGCAGAGCGGACCGAGCACCTGTTGCGGCCGGTCTCCGCTGGTGTGGCCGTCCCACTGTTCGCCCTGTTCGCCGCGGGAGTGAGCATCTCTGCCGCAGTGCTGGCAGAGGTCTTCACACGGCCGGAGCCACTGGGGGTCATGCTGGGGCTCGTCGTCGGCAAGACAGCGGGAATCTTCGCGGGCACCTACCTGGCGGCCCGGTTCACCCGGGCCCGGCTCAACCCGGAACTGGCCTGGGCAGACGTCCTCGCCCTGGCGGTACTGGCCGGAGTCGGCTTCACCGTCTCCCTGCTGATCGGCGAGCTCGCCTTCCCCGACCCGACCGAGGCAGAACACATCAAGGCCGCCGTTCTGCTCGGCTCGCTCATCGCCGTGGGGGTGGCCGCACTCCTGCTCAAGCGCCGTGACGCCATCTACCGCCGCCTGTGGGAGGAGGAGCAAGACGAGGGCACCGACCGCTACCAGCCAGACAGCCGAGGCGGTATCGCGGGCGACAAGTGA
- a CDS encoding DUF4396 domain-containing protein, with translation MALPVGRRREELDRAMPPSWLTALAWTFLGIAFVCAGWIMFDMYVRGHRQQMAVMEAVWPITALYFGPVALAAYRAWGRPSPDRRQGGDDAPPEKPGYATTAIGVSHCGAGCTLGDVIAEFTVFGLGASVAGLALPAEYIGDYVLALVLGVLFQYFAIAPMRGLGVRRGLIEAGKADVLSLTAFEVGLFGWMALMFFVFFPAPHHLRPDSPVYWFLMQIGMIAGFFTAWPVNTWLIRKGIKEAM, from the coding sequence GTGGCTCTGCCGGTGGGCCGGAGGCGGGAGGAGCTCGATCGCGCGATGCCGCCCAGTTGGTTGACCGCTCTGGCCTGGACATTCCTCGGCATCGCCTTCGTCTGCGCGGGCTGGATCATGTTCGACATGTACGTCCGCGGGCACCGCCAGCAGATGGCCGTGATGGAAGCGGTGTGGCCGATCACGGCCCTCTACTTCGGTCCCGTCGCTCTCGCCGCCTACCGTGCCTGGGGTCGACCGAGTCCCGACCGTCGACAAGGCGGGGACGATGCTCCACCCGAGAAGCCTGGGTACGCCACCACAGCGATCGGTGTCTCGCACTGTGGCGCGGGTTGCACCTTGGGGGACGTCATCGCCGAATTCACCGTCTTCGGCCTGGGCGCCTCTGTCGCCGGCCTGGCGCTGCCCGCCGAGTACATCGGCGACTACGTCCTCGCCCTGGTCCTCGGTGTTCTCTTCCAGTACTTCGCCATCGCTCCGATGCGCGGGCTGGGCGTGCGCAGGGGGCTGATCGAGGCGGGCAAGGCCGATGTGCTGTCGCTGACGGCCTTTGAGGTCGGGCTCTTCGGCTGGATGGCGCTGATGTTCTTCGTGTTCTTCCCCGCGCCGCACCACCTCCGTCCCGACAGCCCGGTCTACTGGTTCCTGATGCAGATCGGCATGATCGCCGGATTCTTCACCGCCTGGCCCGTCAACACGTGGCTCATCCGCAAGGGCATCAAAGAAGCCATGTGA